One genomic segment of Musa acuminata AAA Group cultivar baxijiao chromosome BXJ3-3, Cavendish_Baxijiao_AAA, whole genome shotgun sequence includes these proteins:
- the LOC135633699 gene encoding probable inactive receptor kinase At5g10020 isoform X2, with amino-acid sequence MDPYLGALLLLFLFFSAASAAPDEDARSLLEFKKAISSDPSGRVLGSWNQAQPGSTVCGAWYGVSCDGDGNVVALALDRLGLAGDLKLSTLTRVAHLQNLSLAGNAFTGRLVPGLGGMSSLQRLDLSANQFYGPIPGRITELWGLEYLNLSWNNFEQGFPTGIQNLQQLRVLDLRSNGLRGDIAGFLSELRNIGYVDLSSNGFTGNLIVDAGNLTGLGNTVKYLNLSNNMLSGGFFSNDVMHVFKNLEVLDVSNNQLNGELPPFGSVFSLNVFRAGRNKLYGSIPGELFSSTLHMSELDLSENRFTGYVQTINSTSLRFLNLSSNMLWGVLPSSIGVSVSVDLSNNNISGDLSAMQSWEHTLELIDLSSNSLSGNCPEASQLQNLTSIKIRNNSLVGSLPAALGNYPGLSIIDLSLNRFSGPILPRFFTSLTLTSLNLSGNQFSGGIPLQSSHLTESLVLPSYSHLEILDLSDNSLSGPLPPEIGNVQRLKLLILRNNTLSGELPSELGRLVSLEILDLSNNHFEGHIPDMPQTGVKVFNVSYNDLSGTIPPSLQRFPSTSFYPGNTLLVSPNGMYSGSNGEDVGGRRLKYSIRIAAIVGSIGAVMLILFALLTLYVIRSQEICGRNRSNDQATSMEIKLGRFDRPKMFMSSKDNPVTTSMSFSNDHLLDSATRSVSAQELLTEAIEYGYSDKRTLESTMVNMPPNFPANMGEKSSPGSPLCSSPCFIDLGASDQPVMLDVYSPDRLVGELFFLDNSLIFTVEELSRAPAEVLGRSSHGTSYKATINSGHFLTVKWLRVGLVKNKKEFAKEAKRIGTIKHPNIIPWRGYYWGSSVQERLIISDYVNGDCLTLHLYDSGEKDISVLPEMWCFISWVDYSDKGVN; translated from the exons ATGGATCCCTACCTAGGCGCCCTCCTCctactcttcctcttcttctccgcgGCCTCCGCCGCCCCGGACGAGGACGCCAGGTCCCTCCTCGAGTTCAAGAAGGCAATCTCCTCTGACCCTTCCGGCCGCGTCCTCGGCTCCTGGAACCAGGCGCAGCCCGGATCCACCGTCTGCGGCGCGTGGTACGGCGTTTCCTGCGACGGCGACGGAAACGTCGTGGCCCTCGCGCTCGACCGCCTCGGTCTCGCCGGCGACCTCAAGCTCTCCACCCTCACCCGCGTCGCCCACCTCCAGAACCTCAGTCTTGCCGGCAATGCCTTCACCGGCCGCCTCGTGCCCGGCCTCGGCGGCATGTCCTCGCTGCAGCGCTTGGATCTATCAGCTAACCAGTTCTACGGGCCCATCCCGGGCCGGATCACTGAGCTCTGGGGGTTGGAGTATCTCAATCTCTCTTGGAACAACTTCGAGCAAGGGTTTCCGACCGGGATCCAGAATCTACAGCAGCTCAGAGTGCTGGATTTGAGATCCAATGGCTTGCGGGGCGACATCGCCGGGTTTCTTTCGGAGCTCAGAAACATTGGTTACGTAGATCTGAGCAGCAACGGCTTTACGGGAAACCTCATTGTTGATGCGGGAAACCTCACGGGTTTGGGGAATACAGTCAAGTACTTGAATTTGAGCAATAACATGCTCAGTGGAGGCTTCTTTTCGAATGATGTGATGCATGTGTTCAAGAATTTGGAGGTTTTAGATGTGAGCAACAATCAGCTGAATGGGGAGCTTCCGCCTTTCGGTTCAGTGTTCAGCTTAAATGTTTTTCGAGCTGGCCGAAATAAGCTGTATGGATCTATACCAGGAGAGCTGTTTTCAAGCACACTGCATATGTCAGAACTTGACCTTAGTGAAAATAGATTTACAg GTTATGTCCAGACTATTAACTCTACATCCTTGAGGTTTCTAAATCTGTCCTCTAATATGCTATGGGGTGTATTGCCCTCAAGTATTGGGGTGTCTGTATCAGTGGATTTAAGTAATAACAACATATCTGGTGATCTGTCTGCAATGCAGAGTTGGGAACACACTTTGGAATTGATCGACTTAAGCTCCAATTCATTGTCAGGAAACTGTCCTGAGGCATCTCAACTTCAGAACCTCACATCCATAAAGATTCGAAATAATTCTTTAGTTGGTTCTCTTCCTGCTGCATTGGGAAACTATCCTGGGTTATCCATAATTGATCTCAGCCTAAACAGATTCTCAGGACCAATTTTGCCAAGATTTTTTACATCCTTGACCTTGACTAGCTTGAATCTTTCGGGAAATCAATTTTCTGGAGGTATTCCACTTCAGAGTTCACATTTAACTGAATCACTTGTTCTACCTTCTTATAGCCATCTAGAGATTCTCGATTTGTCGGATAACTCATTATCTGGTCCATTGCCTCCAGAAATTGGTAATGTGCAAAGACTTAAGCTGCTCATTCTTCGCAATAACACCTTATCTGGAGAGTTGCCCAGTGAGCTAGGCAGGCTTGTTTCTTTGGAAATACTTGACCTATCAAACAATCATTTTGAGGGTCATATACCTGATATGCCTCAAACAGGTGTGAAGGTTTTCAATGTTTCCTACAATGATCTATCAGGCACTATTCCCCCGAGTTTGCAGAGGTTTCCAAGCACCTCATTTTATCCAGGAAATACGTTACTAGTTTCTCCCAATGGCATGTATTCAGGAAGCAATGGTGAAGATGTTGGAGGTCGTCGTCTAAAGTATAGTATTCGAATAGCTGCCATTGTTGGCTCTATTGGTGCTGTCATGTTAATCTTGTTTGCTTTATTGACATTGTATGTGATAAGGTCCCAAGAAATTTGCGGAAGGAATCGATCTAATGACCAAGCCACTTCTATGGAAATAAAGCTTGGGAGATTTGATCGTCCGAAGATGTTTATGTCTTCAAAAGATAATCCTGTGACTACTTCAATGAGTTTTTCAAATGATCATTTGTTAGATTCTGCTACCAGATCGGTGTCTGCACAGGAGTTACTGACAGAAGCTATTGAATATGGTTATTCTGATAAGAGAACTTTGGAATCTACTATGGTTAATATGCCACCTAATTTTCCTGCAAACATGGGAGAAAAGTCTTCTCCAGGGTCACCACTGTGTTCTTCGCCTTGTTTTATTGATTTAGGTGCATCAGATCAACCAGTGATGTTAGATGTGTATTCACCAGATCGACTAGTTGGGGAACTCTTTTTCTTGGATAACTCTTTGATATTTACAGTAGAAGAATTATCTCGTGCCCCTGCAGAAGTTCTTGGTAGAAGCAGTCATGGGACTTCCTATAAAGCAACCATCAATAGTGGTCATTTTTTGACTGTGAAGTGGCTAAGAGTTGGCCttgtcaaaaacaaaaaagagtttgctaaggaagcaaagagAATTGGAACAATTAAACATCCAAATATCATCCCGTGGAGGGGTTATTATTGGGGCTCAAGCGTGCAAGAGAGATTGATTATTTCTGATTATGTTAACGGAGATTGTCTGACACTTCATCTTTATG ATTCTGGAGAAAAGGATATTAGCGTACTACCAGAAATGTGGTGTTTCATATCTTGGGTGGATTATTCTGATAAAGGTGTCAACTAG
- the LOC135633699 gene encoding probable inactive receptor kinase At5g10020 isoform X3 — MDPYLGALLLLFLFFSAASAAPDEDARSLLEFKKAISSDPSGRVLGSWNQAQPGSTVCGAWYGVSCDGDGNVVALALDRLGLAGDLKLSTLTRVAHLQNLSLAGNAFTGRLVPGLGGMSSLQRLDLSANQFYGPIPGRITELWGLEYLNLSWNNFEQGFPTGIQNLQQLRVLDLRSNGLRGDIAGFLSELRNIGYVDLSSNGFTGNLIVDAGNLTGLGNTVKYLNLSNNMLSGGFFSNDVMHVFKNLEVLDVSNNQLNGELPPFGSVFSLNVFRAGRNKLYGSIPGELFSSTLHMSELDLSENRFTGYVQTINSTSLRFLNLSSNMLWGVLPSSIGVSVSVDLSNNNISGDLSAMQSWEHTLELIDLSSNSLSGNCPEASQLQNLTSIKIRNNSLVGSLPAALGNYPGLSIIDLSLNRFSGPILPRFFTSLTLTSLNLSGNQFSGGIPLQSSHLTESLVLPSYSHLEILDLSDNSLSGPLPPEIGNVQRLKLLILRNNTLSGELPSELGRLVSLEILDLSNNHFEGHIPDMPQTGVKVFNVSYNDLSGTIPPSLQRFPSTSFYPGNTLLVSPNGMYSGSNGEDVGGRRLKYSIRIAAIVGSIGAVMLILFALLTLYVIRSQEICGRNRSNDQATSMEIKLGRFDRPKMFMSSKDNPVTTSMSFSNDHLLDSATRSVSAQELLTEAIEYGYSDKRTLESTMVNMPPNFPANMGEKSSPGSPLCSSPCFIDLGASDQPVMLDVYSPDRLVGELFFLDNSLIFTVEELSRAPAEVLGRSSHGTSYKATINSGHFLTVKWLRVGLVKNKKEFAKEAKRIGTIKHPNIIPWRGYYWGSSVQERLIISDYVNGDCLTLHLYGDHLCETSSW; from the exons ATGGATCCCTACCTAGGCGCCCTCCTCctactcttcctcttcttctccgcgGCCTCCGCCGCCCCGGACGAGGACGCCAGGTCCCTCCTCGAGTTCAAGAAGGCAATCTCCTCTGACCCTTCCGGCCGCGTCCTCGGCTCCTGGAACCAGGCGCAGCCCGGATCCACCGTCTGCGGCGCGTGGTACGGCGTTTCCTGCGACGGCGACGGAAACGTCGTGGCCCTCGCGCTCGACCGCCTCGGTCTCGCCGGCGACCTCAAGCTCTCCACCCTCACCCGCGTCGCCCACCTCCAGAACCTCAGTCTTGCCGGCAATGCCTTCACCGGCCGCCTCGTGCCCGGCCTCGGCGGCATGTCCTCGCTGCAGCGCTTGGATCTATCAGCTAACCAGTTCTACGGGCCCATCCCGGGCCGGATCACTGAGCTCTGGGGGTTGGAGTATCTCAATCTCTCTTGGAACAACTTCGAGCAAGGGTTTCCGACCGGGATCCAGAATCTACAGCAGCTCAGAGTGCTGGATTTGAGATCCAATGGCTTGCGGGGCGACATCGCCGGGTTTCTTTCGGAGCTCAGAAACATTGGTTACGTAGATCTGAGCAGCAACGGCTTTACGGGAAACCTCATTGTTGATGCGGGAAACCTCACGGGTTTGGGGAATACAGTCAAGTACTTGAATTTGAGCAATAACATGCTCAGTGGAGGCTTCTTTTCGAATGATGTGATGCATGTGTTCAAGAATTTGGAGGTTTTAGATGTGAGCAACAATCAGCTGAATGGGGAGCTTCCGCCTTTCGGTTCAGTGTTCAGCTTAAATGTTTTTCGAGCTGGCCGAAATAAGCTGTATGGATCTATACCAGGAGAGCTGTTTTCAAGCACACTGCATATGTCAGAACTTGACCTTAGTGAAAATAGATTTACAg GTTATGTCCAGACTATTAACTCTACATCCTTGAGGTTTCTAAATCTGTCCTCTAATATGCTATGGGGTGTATTGCCCTCAAGTATTGGGGTGTCTGTATCAGTGGATTTAAGTAATAACAACATATCTGGTGATCTGTCTGCAATGCAGAGTTGGGAACACACTTTGGAATTGATCGACTTAAGCTCCAATTCATTGTCAGGAAACTGTCCTGAGGCATCTCAACTTCAGAACCTCACATCCATAAAGATTCGAAATAATTCTTTAGTTGGTTCTCTTCCTGCTGCATTGGGAAACTATCCTGGGTTATCCATAATTGATCTCAGCCTAAACAGATTCTCAGGACCAATTTTGCCAAGATTTTTTACATCCTTGACCTTGACTAGCTTGAATCTTTCGGGAAATCAATTTTCTGGAGGTATTCCACTTCAGAGTTCACATTTAACTGAATCACTTGTTCTACCTTCTTATAGCCATCTAGAGATTCTCGATTTGTCGGATAACTCATTATCTGGTCCATTGCCTCCAGAAATTGGTAATGTGCAAAGACTTAAGCTGCTCATTCTTCGCAATAACACCTTATCTGGAGAGTTGCCCAGTGAGCTAGGCAGGCTTGTTTCTTTGGAAATACTTGACCTATCAAACAATCATTTTGAGGGTCATATACCTGATATGCCTCAAACAGGTGTGAAGGTTTTCAATGTTTCCTACAATGATCTATCAGGCACTATTCCCCCGAGTTTGCAGAGGTTTCCAAGCACCTCATTTTATCCAGGAAATACGTTACTAGTTTCTCCCAATGGCATGTATTCAGGAAGCAATGGTGAAGATGTTGGAGGTCGTCGTCTAAAGTATAGTATTCGAATAGCTGCCATTGTTGGCTCTATTGGTGCTGTCATGTTAATCTTGTTTGCTTTATTGACATTGTATGTGATAAGGTCCCAAGAAATTTGCGGAAGGAATCGATCTAATGACCAAGCCACTTCTATGGAAATAAAGCTTGGGAGATTTGATCGTCCGAAGATGTTTATGTCTTCAAAAGATAATCCTGTGACTACTTCAATGAGTTTTTCAAATGATCATTTGTTAGATTCTGCTACCAGATCGGTGTCTGCACAGGAGTTACTGACAGAAGCTATTGAATATGGTTATTCTGATAAGAGAACTTTGGAATCTACTATGGTTAATATGCCACCTAATTTTCCTGCAAACATGGGAGAAAAGTCTTCTCCAGGGTCACCACTGTGTTCTTCGCCTTGTTTTATTGATTTAGGTGCATCAGATCAACCAGTGATGTTAGATGTGTATTCACCAGATCGACTAGTTGGGGAACTCTTTTTCTTGGATAACTCTTTGATATTTACAGTAGAAGAATTATCTCGTGCCCCTGCAGAAGTTCTTGGTAGAAGCAGTCATGGGACTTCCTATAAAGCAACCATCAATAGTGGTCATTTTTTGACTGTGAAGTGGCTAAGAGTTGGCCttgtcaaaaacaaaaaagagtttgctaaggaagcaaagagAATTGGAACAATTAAACATCCAAATATCATCCCGTGGAGGGGTTATTATTGGGGCTCAAGCGTGCAAGAGAGATTGATTATTTCTGATTATGTTAACGGAGATTGTCTGACACTTCATCTTTATG
- the LOC135632788 gene encoding 15-cis-phytoene desaturase, chloroplastic/chromoplastic-like: protein MKTLLLSPLPSPPFAPPKTTHVPLSPSPHALSSSAVTPSSPSTAVVIGAGLSGLAAATHLASASVPFVLLEASDAVGGRVRTDSLNGFLLDRGFQIFLTAYPEARRLLHYPSLRLRQFYPGALVFHDGRLHRVADPFRLPLSGLASLLNPIGSIPDKLLVGLARLAAASRTDADLLSAPETTIAQRLGAAGFSPSIVERFLRPFLAGIFFDPDLATSSRLFDFIFKCLALGDNTLPSAGIGAIPEQLAARLPPGSLRLRSRVAAVDPGGESVTLECGEVVSADLGVIVAVEQPEAERLVAQFLPPRKDKTGAIRSTVCLYFSADRAPVTEPILILNGSGEGIVNNMFFASNVVPSYAPEGKTLVSVSLVGAFPERSDDELAAEVVRELAGWFRPQDVGAWRHLRTYRIGFAQPDQTPPTNLTAREPRVGAGLYLCGDHWSSATFDGALVSGRKAAEALLRDRGMVQA, encoded by the coding sequence ATGAAGACTCTTCTACTCTCTCCTCTCCCTAGCCCCCCTTTCGCTCCGCCCAAAACCACACATGTtcccctctccccctctcctcacGCCCTCTCATCCTCCGCCGTGACCCCCTCCTCCCCCTCCACTGCCGTCGTCATCGGCGCCGGCCTCTCCGGCCTCGCTGCCGCCACCCACCTCGCCTCCGCCTCCGTCCCGTTCGTGCTCCTCGAGGCCTCCGACGCTGTCGGCGGCCGCGTCCGCACTGACTCCCTCAACGGCTTCCTCCTCGACCGCGGCTTCCAAATCTTCCTCACTGCCTATCCCGAGGCCCGCCGGCTGCTCCATTACCCCTCGCTCCGCCTCCGCCAATTCTACCCCGGCGCCCTTGTCTTCCACGACGGCCGCCTCCACCGCGTCGCCGACCCTTTCCGCCTCCCCCTCTCAGGCCTCGCTTCCCTCCTCAACCCTATCGGTTCCATCCCTGACAAGCTCCTCGTCGGCCTTGCCCGCCTCGCTGCTGCCTCTCGCACCGACGCCGACCTCCTCTCCGCCCCGGAGACCACCATCGCCCAACGCCTCGGTGCTGCCGGCTTCTCCCCCTCCATCGTCGAGCGCTTCCTCCGCCCTTTCCTAGCCGGCATCTTCTTCGATCCGGACCTCGCCACCTCCTCCCGCCTCTTCGACTTCATCTTCAAGTGCCTCGCCCTCGGCGACAACACCCTCCCCTCCGCCGGCATTGGCGCCATTCCAGAGCAGCTTGCAGCCCGGCTTCCCCCAGGGTCGCTCCGCCTCCGATCCCGGGTAGCCGCCGTCGATCCGGGCGGCGAGTCCGTGACGCTCGAGTGCGGCGAAGTGGTCTCCGCCGACCTGGGAGTGATCGTAGCCGTCGAACAGCCGGAGGCAGAGAGGCTTGTGGCCCAATTCCTGCCGCCCAGGAAGGACAAAACCGGTGCGATTCGGAGCACGGTTTGCCTCTATTTCTCGGCCGACCGGGCGCCGGTCACGGAGCCGATCCTGATCCTGAACGGCTCCGGCGAGGGGATCGTGAACAACATGTTCTTCGCGAGCAACGTGGTGCCGTCGTACGCGCCGGAAGGGAAGACGCTGGTGTCAGTGTCGCTGGTGGGGGCGTTCCCGGAGCGGTCAGACGACGAACTGGCGGCGGAGGTGGTGCGCGAGCTGGCTGGGTGGTTCAGGCCGCAGGATGTGGGCGCGTGGAGGCACCTGCGGACGTACCGGATTGGGTTCGCGCAGCCTGACCAAACGCCGCCGACGAACCTGACAGCACGGGAGCCGAGGGTCGGGGCGGGGCTGTATCTCTGCGGCGACCACTGGAGCTCCGCCACCTTCGACGGGGCGCTGGTGTCCGGGCGGAAGGCTGCGGAGGCGCTCCTCAGAGACCGCGGCATGGTGCAGGCGTGA
- the LOC135632535 gene encoding laccase-15-like encodes MDFLCLLLVLLHCLASTQACGKTHSHVFNVEEVPRTRLCRTKSILTVNGQFPGPNLYAHRGDTIVVKVHNHASRNVTIHWHGVKQPRNPWLDGPEFITQCPIKPGASFTYTIILSTEEGTVWWHAHNDFDRATVHGAIVVRPRRGTRYPFPHPFQEFVIMLGEWWNRGANVILEEALSTGGEVNSSDAFTINGRPGDLYPCSSAGTFRMLVEHGKTYLLRVVNAAMSNGLFFSVASHTFVVVGSDGNYVKPLSSDYIMITPGETMDLLLKANQPPDALYYMAGRAFSYLSLGSFPTTATTAIVEYVSDLPLESTKPLLPTLPYYNDTAAATNFSFALRSPANAAHPVDVPKTVDQDMFIAVAINELECPQASCAGPNGTRLRASLNNISFVDPPIDILEAYYAGIGGVFGENFPSMPPYYYNFTATDQPLSLLLPTLGTEVRVLEYGTRMEVVFQGTSLVMGDNHPMHLHGYSFYVVGWGYGNFDKKRDPLRYNLQDPPFKNTIGVPINGWVAVRFTANNPGVWFMHCHIERHMIWGMNTVLIVKDGEGPKEKVLSPPRYMPPC; translated from the exons ATGGATTTCTTGTGTCTTCTGTTGGTGCTGCTACATTGTCTTGCTTCAACTCAAGCATGTGGCAAGACTCATTCCCATGTCTTCAAT GTGGAGGAAGTTCCTCGTACTCGGCTGTGTAGAACGAAGAGCATACTGACAGTCAATGGGCAGTTTCCAGGACCCAATCTGTATGCTCACAGAGGAGATACCATTGTTGTGAAGGTCCACAACCATGCATCAAGGAATGTTACCATCCACTG GCATGGAGTAAAGCAGCCAAGGAATCCATGGTTAGATGGCCCTGAGTTCATCACGCAGTGCCCCATTAAGCCTGGAGCCAGTTTCACCTACACCATCATCCTCTCCACCGAGGAAGGAACCGTTTGGTGGCACGCGCACAACGACTTCGATCGAGCCACCGTCCATGGCGCCATCGTCGTTCGCCCCCGGCGCGGAACGCGCTACCCCTTCCCACACCCCTTCCAAGAATTCGTCATCATGCTCG GGGAGTGGTGGAACCGGGGCGCCAATGTAATACTGGAAGAGGCTCTTAGCACGGGAGGTGAAGTCAACAGCTCCGACGCTTTCACCATTAATGGACGACCGGGCGATCTCTACCCTTGCTCGTCTGCAG GAACCTTCAGAATGCTGGTGGAGCACGGCAAGACCTACCTCCTCCGCGTCGTGAACGCCGCGATGAGCAACGGGCTCTTCTTCTCCGTCGCCAGTCATACATTCGTGGTCGTAGGATCCGACGGGAACTACGTCAAACCTTTGTCCTCGGATTACATCATGATCACGCCCGGGGAAACGATGGACTTGCTACTGAAAGCTAACCAGCCTCCCGACGCACTCTACTACATGGCAGGCCGGGCGTTTAGCTATCTCTCCCTCGGCTCGTttcccaccaccgccaccaccgccATCGTCGAGTACGTTTCTGACCTCCCCTTGGAGTCGACTAAACCCCTCCTGCCAACCCTTCCTTACTACAACGATACCGCGGCGGCGACCAACTTCTCCTTCGCGCTCCGTAGTCCAGCGAACGCCGCCCACCCGGTGGATGTCCCCAAGACGGTCGACCAAGACATGTTCATCGCGGTCGCCATTAACGAGCTCGAGTGCCCCCAGGCGTCGTGCGCCGGGCCCAACGGGACGCGGCTGCGGGCAAGCCTCAACAACATCAGCTTCGTGGACCCTCCCATCGACATACTGGAAGCCTACTACGCGGGGATCGGCGGCGTGTTCGGCGAGAACTTCCCGAGCATGCCGCCGTACTACTACAACTTCACGGCGACGGACCAGCCGCTGAGCCTCTTGCTCCCGACGCTGGGGACCGAAGTCAGGGTCTTGGAGTACGGGACGAGGATGGAGGTGGTGTTCCAGGGGACGTCGCTGGTGATGGGGGACAACCATCCCATGCACCTGCACGGCTACAGCTTCTACGTGGTGGGCTGGGGCTACGGGAACTTCGACAAGAAGAGAGATCCCCTGAGGTACAATCTGCAAGATCCACCATTCAAGAACACCATCGGAGTTCCCATAAACGGATGGGTGGCCGTCAGATTCACAGCCAACAATCCTG GGGTGTGGTTCATGCATTGCCATATCGAGCGCCACATGATTTGGGGAATGAACACCGTGTTGATAGTGAAGGATGGCGAAGGCCCAAAGGAGAAGGTGCTGTCTCCACCTCGCTACATGCCGCCTTGCTAG
- the LOC135632789 gene encoding uncharacterized protein LOC135632789, which yields MGDSKEGKNNGNSSGWMAVPAFGEWDMKNGVPDYSMDFTKIREMRKQNKHPSRASLGNDDELQLPSNNNNNNNNEGEAEEEPRRRRHRHGSPTGRKKKLMGCLRCCTGA from the exons ATGGGAGACTCCAAGGAG GGTAAAAACAATGGCAACAGCAGTGGATGGATGGCGGTGCCGGCGTTCGGGGAGTGGGACATGAAGAACGGGGTGCCGGATTACTCCATGGACTTCACCAAGATTCGGGAGATGCGGAAGCAGAACAAGCACCCCTCCCGGGCCAGCCTCGGCAACGACGACGAGCTCCAGCTCCcctccaacaacaacaacaacaacaacaacgagggggaggcggaggaggagccccgccgccgccgccaccgccatgGCTCCCCCACA gggaggaagaagaagttgATGGGCTGCTTGCGGTGCTGTACAGGTGCATGA
- the LOC135632716 gene encoding homeobox-leucine zipper protein HOX21-like isoform X2: MSCNGMASSFFPSAFMFQLQAPCEDDHQLVSPVRSLIPTNLHHLRGVAPATGKRSASFSGAETCEEANGDDELSDDASLAGEKKRRLNVEQVRTLEKSFELGNKLEPERKMQLAVALGLRPRQVAIWFQNRRARWKTKQLEKDYDVLRRQFDAIKAENEALQAHNKKLQTEALALRGREASDLINLNKETEGSCSNRSENSSEINLDISRTSVAERSCPPLQILPYFQSVRPADPDCPKVENDAPEGSFSNLLCSIGDQSAFWPWPDHHNFH; the protein is encoded by the exons ATGTCCTGCAATGGCATGGcctcttccttcttcccctcAGCCTTCATGTTCCAGCTTCAAGCTCCCTGTGAAGATGACCACCAACTGGTCAGCCCTGTCCGCTCCCTCATCCCCACCAACCTCCACCACCTCAGAG GTGTAGCTCCGGCGACGGGGAAGAGATCGGCGTCGTTCTCAGGGGCCGAGACCTGCGAAGAAGCGAACGGCGATGACGAATTGTCCGACGACGCTTCGCTGGCcggagagaagaagaggagactcAACGTGGAGCAGGTGAGGACGCTGGAGAAGAGCTTCGAGCTGGGGAACAAGCTGGAGCCAGAGAGGAAAATGCAGCTGGCTGTGGCGCTCGGGCTGCGGCCGAGGCAGGTGGCCATCTGGTTCCAGAACAGGAGAGCGAGGTGGAAGACGAAGCAACTGGAGAAGGATTACGATGTGCTCAGGAGGCAGTTTGACGCCATTAAAGCCGAGAATGAAGCTCTGCAAGCCCACAACAAGAAACTCCAGACTGAG GCCTTGGCTCTCAGAGGTAGAGAAGCATCAGATCTCATCAATCTCAACAAAGAGACCGAGGGTTCTTGCAGCAACAGAAGCGAGAACAGCTCAGAGATCAACTTGGACATCTCAAGAACATCGGTCGCCGAAAGGTCCTGTCCCCCTCTCCAAATCTTGCCTTACTTCCAATCAGTTAGGCCAGCTGACCCAGACTGCCCGAAGGTCGAGAATGACGCCCCAGAAGGCAGCTTCAGCAACTTGCTGTGCAGCATCGGAGATCAATCTGCCTTCTGGCCATGGCCTGATCACCACAACTTTCATTAG
- the LOC135632716 gene encoding homeobox-leucine zipper protein HOX21-like isoform X1 — MSCNGMASSFFPSAFMFQLQAPCEDDHQLVSPVRSLIPTNLHHLRGVAPATGKRSASFSGAETCEEANGDDELSDDASLAGEKKRRLNVEQVRTLEKSFELGNKLEPERKMQLAVALGLRPRQVAIWFQNRRARWKTKQLEKDYDVLRRQFDAIKAENEALQAHNKKLQTELHVQALALRGREASDLINLNKETEGSCSNRSENSSEINLDISRTSVAERSCPPLQILPYFQSVRPADPDCPKVENDAPEGSFSNLLCSIGDQSAFWPWPDHHNFH; from the exons ATGTCCTGCAATGGCATGGcctcttccttcttcccctcAGCCTTCATGTTCCAGCTTCAAGCTCCCTGTGAAGATGACCACCAACTGGTCAGCCCTGTCCGCTCCCTCATCCCCACCAACCTCCACCACCTCAGAG GTGTAGCTCCGGCGACGGGGAAGAGATCGGCGTCGTTCTCAGGGGCCGAGACCTGCGAAGAAGCGAACGGCGATGACGAATTGTCCGACGACGCTTCGCTGGCcggagagaagaagaggagactcAACGTGGAGCAGGTGAGGACGCTGGAGAAGAGCTTCGAGCTGGGGAACAAGCTGGAGCCAGAGAGGAAAATGCAGCTGGCTGTGGCGCTCGGGCTGCGGCCGAGGCAGGTGGCCATCTGGTTCCAGAACAGGAGAGCGAGGTGGAAGACGAAGCAACTGGAGAAGGATTACGATGTGCTCAGGAGGCAGTTTGACGCCATTAAAGCCGAGAATGAAGCTCTGCAAGCCCACAACAAGAAACTCCAGACTGAG TTGCATGTGCAGGCCTTGGCTCTCAGAGGTAGAGAAGCATCAGATCTCATCAATCTCAACAAAGAGACCGAGGGTTCTTGCAGCAACAGAAGCGAGAACAGCTCAGAGATCAACTTGGACATCTCAAGAACATCGGTCGCCGAAAGGTCCTGTCCCCCTCTCCAAATCTTGCCTTACTTCCAATCAGTTAGGCCAGCTGACCCAGACTGCCCGAAGGTCGAGAATGACGCCCCAGAAGGCAGCTTCAGCAACTTGCTGTGCAGCATCGGAGATCAATCTGCCTTCTGGCCATGGCCTGATCACCACAACTTTCATTAG